ACCAGCAGGCGCTGACCCTGAACCAGCCGGTCTATAGCGGCGGCGCCGCCTCCGCCGGGCTCGACCGGGCCGAGAACACCATCAGGGCCGAGCGGGCCCGCCTCAGAACCACCGAGGGCGAGGTGCTGCTCGCCGCAGTCACCGCCCATGTGGATGTCGCGCGGGACCTGGACGTCCTGAACCTGAACCGCCAGGCCCGTGACCTGCTGGTGCGACGGCTGGATCAGACCCGCGCCCTCCACGATCTGGGCGACGCCACGGCCGCGGATCTTGCCCAGGCCCGTGCGCGCGTGGCCGATGCCGAGGCACGGGTGGTCGCCGCCGAAGCCGCTCTCGCCAAATCGCAGGCCACCTATCTTGCGGTGACCGGCCAGGAGCCGACGGATCCGGCCCCGGCCCCCTTGCCCGCCCATCTGCCCGACACCCTGGGCGCCGCCCTGCTCCGTGCCAGGGAAGCCAATCCCCAGATCGTGGCCGCCGGTTATGACACCGAGGCGGCGACGGACGGCATTGCGGTCAGCCGCGGCGCCCTGCTGCCCAAGGTCTCCGTCACCGGAAGCCTCAGCCGCAATCGCTCCAGCCTTGATGTCAACCCGCGGGAGACCGAAGCCGCAGCGGTCGGCCTGCAGCTGACGGTGCCGATCTACAGTGCCGGCATCGCCGAGAGCCGGCTGCGCGAGGCCCGCAAGACCGCCGCCGAAGCCCGCCTCTCCCGCATTGCCACCGAACGCAGCATCGTGGAGCGGACCGAGCGGGTCTGGCGCGACATGCTCGCGGCCCGTGCGGCCATCGTCGCGCGCGAAGCGCAGGTCGAGGCGGCAACCACCGCACTCGACGGCGTCGCGCGCGAGGTCGATCTGGGCCGGCGGCCGCTGATCGACCTGCTCGATGCCCAGCGCGACCTGCTCGATGCGAGCGAGGCGCTTGCCGGCGCGCGCCGCGACGTGGTCGTGGCCGCCTTCGGGGTTCTGGCGGCGACCGGCGGGCTGGAAGCGCGCGCACTCGCGCTCGATGTGCCGTATCATGATCCGACTGGCGATTATGAGGCGGTCAAATGGCGCGTGTTCGTAAACCCGGTCACCGGGGAATAGAGACGGCATCGGCATGGCTTCTGGCGATGCTGATCTGCAATGCCCTGCCGCATATCGCCCGCGCCGAAGAGATCTATGGCTCCACGC
The window above is part of the Tistrella mobilis genome. Proteins encoded here:
- a CDS encoding TolC family outer membrane protein, with protein sequence MSAGSPIRHRPGRQPHAWPFAVILTAVMAVTTPAGAQTLRETLAAAYLANPDLAVGRARLDVVNEQRPQALGGFLPSLSASASRDVQDLTYDGVVNRTNRQDQQALTLNQPVYSGGAASAGLDRAENTIRAERARLRTTEGEVLLAAVTAHVDVARDLDVLNLNRQARDLLVRRLDQTRALHDLGDATAADLAQARARVADAEARVVAAEAALAKSQATYLAVTGQEPTDPAPAPLPAHLPDTLGAALLRAREANPQIVAAGYDTEAATDGIAVSRGALLPKVSVTGSLSRNRSSLDVNPRETEAAAVGLQLTVPIYSAGIAESRLREARKTAAEARLSRIATERSIVERTERVWRDMLAARAAIVAREAQVEAATTALDGVAREVDLGRRPLIDLLDAQRDLLDASEALAGARRDVVVAAFGVLAATGGLEARALALDVPYHDPTGDYEAVKWRVFVNPVTGE